AGGTACTCCATCACCCATACTCGTGCTGTACCATCAAAACTAGTTGAAGCCAACAACGAATTATCTTCACTAAATTCTAGATCAGTAATTTTAGCTGAATGTCCAGTTAACCTTCTAATTTGCTTTCCTTCTTTCATATCCCAAAGAATCACATCACCTTCCTCATCTCCAATGGCTATGATATCTCCTTTCTTATTGAAGGAAATAGCATGTACTGGAGCTCCATCCTTGATATAAAGTGATTTTTCTTCGTTTTCATTTTCAAGATCCCAGAGATAAACGCTTCCAGACTCACTACCACCAGCTAGGTATCTGCCATCAGGGCTCAAAGCCAATGCTTTAACTCTTGAAGCGACTCTCGCTATTTCAGTATTGGTCTTGAAGTTATTCATCCGAATAACTTTGTCACCAGAAGAAGAGATAAATCCTTTTTCATTTGCTAAAAACACCAAATCAAATACTGTCCCTGAATGACCTGATAAGGCTTTTGGCTCCCCTCCTTTATTTTTCAAATCGTAGAGTAAAATCTGATCATCCTCGCTACCTACGGCCAGCCAGCGTTCATTTGGATCCAAATCTACTACTCGATTAACTGCATTATTATCTATAAGAACCTTGCTCGTCTTTTTGTCATTGGTCATATCCCAAAACAAGAGCTTCCCATCACTTCCTGCTGAGAACAAATGATCTCCATCATTAGCAAACCTTACGGAACGTACAGCATTACCAGCCACATGCCCTTTATAATGGTTGAATATGTCTGTGGAATCAGTAAACAATAGCTCCTTATAAGCATAATATACACCAGAGTAAATATCAGCATTATAATCCTTCACCCCATGTTCCTTATCAAATTTCCAAGCTTGTCTTGCAATCAATGCTTTTTGCTCCACATCATCATCAATACCTTTGGATTTAATCGCCATAGAGTTGGCAATTGCCTGATAACGAAGCGCTTGCGCCTGTAGCCTAGCTAGCTCAGCACGATTGGCGTTATCCTCAGCAAGTTTAGTTTGCTTTTTAGCCTCTTCGGCATTTGCCTCAGCTAATTTTTGTTGTTCGACTGCTCTGGCCTGAGCTTGAACTGCTAGCTTTCTTTGCTCTTCTGCTTTTTGCTTTTCAAGTTCCGCTTGCTGTCGAGCAATATCTGCTTTTTCTTTTTCTTCCTCAGCTCTTCTTTGCTCAATAAGCGCTCTAGCTGCTGCCTCTGTAGCTTTCTTTTCCTGTTCTAGAGCTTTCGCCTCGTTTTCCTCAGCCTTCTTCAAGTTTAATTCTGCCAACAAAGTCTGCTTAGTTGCTTCCTCCGCCTTGATGTTTGCAAACACTACAAAGAAAATACACACCAACATAGCAAAACCTAGCACCATGGCAACAATCCTTGATCGCTGTAGCGCTCTTTTTTGTAAGAGCTCCTTATTTCGCTGTTCAGTTTCGTACGCCTTTTTACTGGTTTCCAAGAAAACCATTGTTCGCTCAAAGGCTGGATCATAACGCTGTCCCCAAACTAAGGTCGGCTTGTTTTCTTCTTGCCAGTTGAGTGCCAATTGTAGATCAGGCATCTTCCACAGACCAGCTCTACCTAACTGAAAACGCTCAGCAGATTCCGCCAATTTCAAATACATCTCAGCAGATCTTGATTCCTCATCCAACCAAGATTTTAATCTCGTCCAGATCCTCATCAATGATTCATGAGAAATATCAATTACAGTATCCGAATCCAATCTAATCCCATGTGGGGGCATTAATAGCGTCCTACCAGGTTCACGGAACTTATCTACTACACGAGTTACTTCTTCTTCATTCACACCAGAAATGGCGGCAATAGTAGACAGTTTCGTCGGACGTCTAATTCCGGACGTCTCCGTACCTCTTTCGGTCAATGCCTTAAACATAGATTCGCATATTTGCTGCTCACGTTTAGACAGCGAATCAAAAGCTTCATTCGCATGCTGAGAAAGTGCTTCCCTCAACGTACCTATTGCATTGTAATGCTTTAGGTCCATTGGTTCGCCTTCTTTCTTATATTCTTTCCAGAATTGCCAAGTACGCATTAAGGCATGTTGCAAAATTGGTAGCTGATCCGGATTGTCTCCTACGTCATTAAGTAACTGCTGAGTCAAACGAGGGGCTATTTTACCTCCTCCAACAGCCACAGGACCTTCAATAGCCAATCGCTTTTGATCTCTTGTCATTTGAGGGATCAAATAGTGACTGTCGTTGATCATTTGGGTAAGATCTGGGAAAGCCGCACAATCACCAATAAAATCAGAACGCATAGTCAGCGCCACATAGATCGGTGCATCGTATTGATGAACTGCTTCTAACAGCAGATTTACAAATGCCGAAGATTCATCCAAATCTGAAGACAAGGTCTCTAATTTTTTATATCTAAAAAGCTCTTCAAACTGATCGACAAGAACCAAGACATTTTCTTGATCAGATGATTTTAGCTGTTTTACCGCTTCTATTAAACCCAGAGAACTACTTCGAAGTACCGTCGAGGTAATAGTCTTTCTAATCAGTTGTTCCTCATCATCAAGATCATTATACACCTGATCTTTCTTTAATAGAGCCTCCGCCAAATTGTCGATGGGACCACCACCAGGGCGGGTAACCACAATTCGCCAGTTAGACCCTGCTTGCGTCATGAATCCTCCATAAAGTGTAGGAATCAAACCACAATACATTAAAGAAGACTTGCCACTACCAGACGCTCCAAGAATACCAACAAATTTATTCTCAGAGAGCTTCATCAGTACCTCATCGCTTTGTCCTTCACGGCCAAAGAATAAATGACTCTCCTCTATTCCAAAAGGCCTTAGGCCTGGAAATGGGTCAACAAACTGCGTAATATCAGCTTGTTGTTCTTGTCCGATTTCTAATTCTTTTTCGCTCATTAGTCTTGTAGTTTAGCTAAAAAGGGTTCTATTTTTTTTGGTTCAAACGTCCCATCTCCCAAAACCAGGGTACCTGAGTTATTTACCAAATTATTCACCTTACTGTTATCTTCCGTAAAAATTGCAGTGGCTTTCATCGGCTTGGTTCTTCCAAAGCCAGGAGCTTTTAATAAATCCTGCATTTTTGTTCTTATCCATTCTGGCGAAGACTTGCCAAAGTAGATCAAAGATGCATCACAACGTCTTAAGTTTTCCTGATGCAAATATCTTAAATCCATGAGGTCACCTTCAAACATTGAGGTGACCACACTAAAACCTTTCTCTTTCAAACAGTCCATAACAGGCTTCACTGCGTCACTGTCTAATTGATCACAGATTAAATAGATCAAATTCCCATCCTCTGGCAACTGTTCATCTACCTCAATTTCTTTTGCTTTGAAGCGACCTCCAGTTACAAGTTCTTCTCTGATAATAGACTTTAACTCTTGCAATGGAATTTGTAAAACTTCTGCTTCATCTAGTGATGCCGCATCACTCTTAAGGTCCTCAATGAATATCTTCTGTCGTTCACTAACATTTTTCAAATCTGGTGAAAGCCAGATTAAACGACTAAATTTCTCTCCTCCCCCATGCTTTACATTGTAATCGTGAATGTCATGAGTATGCTTGGATGCAATTTGATTTTGAATATCCACAACAGAGAGCTCAGAACCTGCTGGCTTATAGCCATAATCTTCTCCTATAAGGTGAATTGAAAGACAACATCTATCCAAATCCTGCTTGATCAACGGCTCCAAAGCATGCACATCTTTGGGTAAAGATTGATCTGGCAATACCCTATACCCATGTCTTATTAGCTCTCTCTTGACAGTGTCTCTTTGAATAATCATATCCACACCAGAATTAGCTAAATAAATGGTCTTATCTTTTCCTACTTCTTTTTCTTCCTTCTTTTTTGTGCCGAGTTCTTCGAGCTTAGTCTGAATTTGGTAAATGTCATAAGACATATCCACCATTTTCATCCAGTAGCTTCTTTCAGCTTCATTTCCAAAGAATCTTTTAAACTCTTGAGGTTCCCCGGTCAAAGGATCAATATGAAAGAAATCATACGATAGAATATCTGAATATTCAGGTAAAAACTCATCCACATCAATCGGAAACTTGATCACTTTGAATAGTCTAGATAGGCCTACCATTGAAAGTGTATTACTTTCTTTAGCCGTACTTGCGAAAAGATTCACTCCATTAATCAAGGTTGGATTGTTTAGAAAGTCTTTCGACAGAATCGACACTAGTACGCCACTTGAAGAATATAAATCTACATGACTATCATTCTCCGACACCATTTTTATATTCGGTTGTTTTCCCGAAACCTGCTCTAAGAGCGTAGTAAGAAACTTATAAAAATTAGTCACCCAACCTTTACTAGATCCACCTCCTATAGGTTGATCATCAGCGGTATGATAGGCAAGCAATATTTCTTGTTCGATATTCATTGGCTCAATATTTTGTTAGCTGGTTTTAATGGAATATTGATTCTTCTACTTCTTCTGCAATTTCTGCTTCATTAACGATGGTTAAAATTCCATCCACCATTTCTATATTTCTTGATACAGCATCGTACAACTCACCTTTCTCTATTGTGAGCAGTAAACTCTCTGTGTCTGATACCAAGGAATATGGGCTAGCATCCGATGCAAGGATTAGTTTATGTCCTATAATATCCTTTTTCTCTAAATCCTTAACATCACCATTTTCGTAAGTGGCCTTCAATTTCCCTTTAATTACAATATAAACGGGAGCATCACCTGAATCCCCCATCTCCATTATGGTGGTGTTAGGCTCAACCATTATTTCCTCAAATCTTTTGGCCAAATCCAAAAGGATTACTCCTGGGATATCCATGAAAGACGGTATTTGCTTAAGCAAAATGGCCCGCTCTATAATTAATAGTTTTTGATGGAATTTCTCCTCATTAGACTTAAAAACAGGAGGCACAATCGCCTTATCTAGTTTTTTCTTTACAGAGCCCTTCAAGCGTTTGGTGTGATATTGGTATTGATCCTGATCCAACTTGTAAATAACAGCGGCTGCTGTCTGAACCATCGTATCATCAGGATTAAACAAATTGGCAATTAGGTCGTCTGTTACACGCTGTCCTCTCATTAAGGTCAATTTGTACATCGCCAGACATTTCGTCCACTTGTTGATATTATTATAGTCCCTGTTTACAATCTGAAGAAGCAAATCGGAATAATCTTCAAAACTCTCTGGAGGATAGAAATCATGAAGCTTTACCAATTTATCTTTTGGATCATCATCGTCCAAAACAGCCGTCAGCTTAGGACGGAGAATTTCATCTACGAATATCCCTAGCATTTCAATTCCAAAAGAAACACTATCTGTCGTACCCACCTCAATATTGTCTCTTACAAGCTTAATACTTTGCGCATCGTAAATCATGGCAAGTAGCATAAACAAGTGCTCGTAGTTCTTTTTGTTTTCTTCTTCAAAAGCCTGGACGATGAACTTATCAAAGGCATCGTCTCTGGGGATTTCCAACAAAGCCTTAATGTTCCAGGTCAAATCACTAATGGTACTATCAATCGCTAGTTTTATTCTGGCAGCATGGAAATCTTTGGCTTCAAAGCCAATAAAACTCAATGAAAGTAATAATTCAGAAATAATATTTTTATCTGGAAAGTCAATTTTCTTCCAAAGCATTTCGATTGCTTGCTTTCCTCCCACCTTACCAAAAATCTGCATAATTCGGATCATGGCATCGAGTTCCTGACCTGTTTTGTAAAAAGCAGAATCTATGGCATGAAACATGGTTTCTCCAGAAGAAATCAATGCAGAATCAGCTACATTACTGTATGCGGGTAAATGAAGGTTTTCTATCAAAATCGACCAAAACTCCGGTCGTTTTAACTTGCCTGCACTGACCATGGCGGCCTTTCTTACTGCAGGGTTGATGTCTCGCAAAAGCTCAACTAGGAACGGAACAAACTTGTCATCTTCTAATTTGGCCAATGACCGAGCTGCATAAATTCTGTCCTGAATGTCAGTAGATCTTACTAGTTTTTTTATTCCCACTTCAGTAAGCTCGTAATCCACCATTTCCTTCAAGGCTTTGATGGTCTCAATCCCTATTCGTTTGACATCTTCGTCCTCTTCCTTTCTAATCTCTCTTGCTAAAATCTCAAGTGTATTAAAACTCTTAAGTTCATTCAATCTCTGATAGGCGTAAATTCTAATGTGCTTATGCTCAGACCGAATGAAATCCAACAATGAGTAGTCCAGCATAATTGGCTCCATACGTTCAAGAAGCTTTAGCGCATTTAAAATCCTCTCGGGATTTCTCTTACGTAATTCATTCTTTAAAACATTTACCGTATTGTGATCATTTCTTGTTCCAGACCCTTGCAGTTTCGATTTTTGATCCTCCAAGGTCTTTTTCAATTCCTTCTTATACTCTACATATAGCTTGCCCGCATAGAAAATAATCAGACCAGCTAACACCATAATGAAGTAGGCATAATGGATCAACTTAAAGAAAGTCAAAGTACCCAATGCGATTTGCAGTGCACCAGCTGAGAGGACAGCAATTTCATTCACAACACCTTCAACTCTAGATTGAATATCAAATCTAATTTTCACATCGAAGGGTAGGAAGAACAATTTAAATGCGGGGTTTTCCAAAGCATCTTTTAACGAAGAAGTAAACACTTTTCCTACTACCAAAAAGATAAAGAAGAATAGAAAGTCGTCTGTCTTGATATCATACACAAACAAATGCCCAGAAAAGATTGCTCCTAATGTAAAGAGTGCAAGGATCAATGGCATCACCATTAAAGAAACACGTAGACCATACCTGCCAATGATAATATCATTGATAAAACTCTGAATGATGAAACTAAGAAGCATAACAATACCATTCGTAAATGATAAAAATGTCCTTAGCTCTGTTTCATCAGGGTACATAATCTCCGTGGCTGATAAATAGACGAAGTTTGCAAAAACTGCTGAGGCCATTGAGAATACCATAAACACACAAAGCATTCTTAGGTATTTATCTTTGATCAAGTCTAAATAAGTGACTTTTCTTACTTTGGCATCAGTAGGCCTCACTTTGGTGGCAGAATCCAAATTAAAATCTTTAACTATCCAAATAGCAAAAACCAAAATTCCAAAAGCAGCTATCGTTGACATCAAAAGCAGATCATGGGTCTCATTGATCAAACCCAAGGCAGACAAAATTGGAATGGAGAAGAAAGCGATCATAGTCGCTACCAATTGTCCTGTATCAATACCTCCAATAATTCTTTTGGCTTGCTTCAGATCCCAAATTCTACCAAAAACACCCCAAAAAGACAATACAGTAATAGAGATTAGAGGTCCCATCATTACGAAAAGTATAAATGGCAAATAGTGAAACCCTAAATGGTCAGTTCTATAATCTGTATACCAAAAAGCAAATCTGATACTCGCTATAAACAGGAAGACTAAAAAGTAAATTGAAAGTAAAAGAGTGGAAAAGTTAATTTTCTTCTGGAATTGCACGTACAATCCCGCACTAATGATTCCCAATGCTCCCGAAAGAAAGAAAGCTTCTGCCAAGTAGTGCTCTCCTACAGTAGAAACAAACAAAGCTTCCGCTCCAACTGTTAAGCTGGCAATAAAAACACCCATGAAGAATCCCTGACCAAGCAGGAGAAGCATTGGTTTTTCTTCTCCGGGTTCACCGCCAAGAAACGCTAGAAATGATTGTAGCAAAGTTCCGAGTTTATTTAAGTTTATATAATTTTTTAATATAATTTGAATTCCAGCCTATTCCAAGTAAAATTAGATTTTTCCAAGAAATCGCTGGTGTCAAATATAACTTTTTAAAGTTTCAACAAGATGCCCTTTTCACCTCTGTAAAAACCCAACCTTGATCCTGAGCTACCGAATTAAAAACCAAACATAAATAAAATAAACCGTACTATGCAAGGAGAAATAGGTGTATCGAGTAAAAGAAATCTCCTATTCAATAGGTATTTTTACTTACCCTATGATACGTTCAATTTTTCCCTCTTATTATCCTATTTTAAATTTGGATTATACTTCGGATAAATATCTTTTATAAATCATTTTTTGGCAGTCATAAATAGCTTAATTTCGCGCTTAGATAGTTAACCCAAAACTGATTAAACATGCAGCAATATGGATTGATACCAACTACAAATGGTATCGAAACTTCTGGCATTAAAAAAGCCGAAAGCATACACTGGAATCTCACTCCTGCCGAACTAGTTGAGGAGGCCATCAAGAACAACGAAGGACGAATCACAGATACAGGAGCCCTTATGTGCGACACTGGTAAATTTACCGGCCGCTCTCCAAAAGATCGATTTATCGTAGAAGATGCCAAAACGAAAGATACCGTATGGTGGGGAAATGTAAACATCCCTTTTTCCGAGGATCAATTTGATAAACTGCATCAAAAAATGATCTCCTTCTTAGAGGATAAAAAACTCTATGTCAGAGATGCGTATGCTGGAGCGGATAAAACCTATAGGCTGAATTTAAGAGTCATTAACACACTGGCTTGGCAGAACTTGTTTTGCAATAACATGTTCCTGAGACCCGAGCAATATAAGCTCAAAGAGTTCGACCCTAACTTCACCATTATTTGTGCCCCAGAATTCGAAGCTGACCCTGAAGTTGACGGTACACGACAGAGTAACTTTGCGGTAATTAATCTTACCAAAAGAATCATTCTTATCGGCGGCACGGCTTATGCTGGCGAGATGAAGAAGGGCATTTTCTCTGTACTCAACTACATTCTTCCTGAGGAAAGAGGCGTACTATCCATGCATTGCTCCGCCAATATTGGCAAAAAACATCATGACACTGCCATCTTCTTTGGGTTGTCTGGAACAGGTAAAACTACCCTATCTGCCGATCCAAACAGAGGTTTGATTGGAGATGATGAGCATGGATGGACTGAAGACAATGTTTTCAACTTTGAAGGCGGTTGTTATGCTAAGGTGATTGATCTCACGAGAGAAAAAGAACCAGAGATCTATGATGCGATTAAGTTTGGTGCTATCGTTGAAAACACTAGATTTCACGAAAATACAAGTACCGTTGACTATGCCAACGTTTCGGTTACCGAAAACACGAGAACTGCATACCCGATTAACCACATATCAAATGCAGTAGTACCATCAATTGGCGGTATTCCTAAGAACATTTTCTTTTTAACTTGTGATGCTTTTGGCGTGATTCCTCCAGTCTCTAAAATGACTAAAGGACAAGCCATGTACCACTTCATATCAGGCTATACCGCTAAGGTAGCAGGCACTGAAGCAGGAATCACTGAGCCTCAAACAGCTTTTAGTGCATGTTTTGGAGCTCCATTTCTTCCTTTGCACCCTACTAAGTATGCAGAAATGCTTGGTGAGAAAATGGAGAAATACGACGTGAATGTTTGGTTAATTAACACAGGCTGGACTGGTGGGCCTTACGGTGTTGGTTCAAGAATGAAACTTAAATACACAAGAGCTATGATCACTGCTGCGTTGAATGGCACACTAGACAACGTGGGATTCAGAACTCACTCTATTTTCGGGGTTCAAATTCCTTTGACTTGTCCAGATGTCCCATCTGAAGTATTAAGCCCAAGAGAGACCTGGAAGAACGATCAAGGCTACTATAAGAAAGCTAATGACTTAGCAAGACAATTCGTTGAGAACTTTAAAAAGTACAGCGACTTTGCCAACGATGAAATAATGGGAGGCGAGCCAGTGCCAAATCCAAAATATGATTGATTCGGAATTTAAGATTTAATTCACCAAAGCCCTTTCAGAAATGGAAGGGCTTTTTATTTGCTCTATCAAAGCAGCATCCCCACGATGGTAGCTGAGAGCAATGATGCCAATGTACCGCCTAACAAAGCTCTTAACCCTAGCTCAGACAGTAAAACTCGTTTAGATGGCGCCAATCCTCCGATTCCACCTATTTGAATGCCTATAGAGGCAAAATTAGCGAATCCACAGAGCATATAAGTTGACATAATGATTGACTTACTACTAGCAAAAGCTCCTTCGCCTTTTAATCGAGCCAAACTTTCATAACCGACAAATTCACTTGCTATCAACTTCTCTCCTAATAAACGTCCTACAAGTGTAATATCTTCTGAGGCTACGCCAATTAACCACATAATTGGAGCAAATAGGTATCCAAACAAAAATTCAAAACTCAAAGCAGAGTAATTTCCTCCAGTGGCATTAGCTATCCATTCATTTAACCCAAACCAAGAACCTACTTCACCCAAACCAAAATTAACCATAGCGAGAAAAGCAAAGAACACTAACAACATAGCCCCAATATTCAATGCTAGTTTAAGCCCTTCTGTGGTTCCATTGGACATGGCGTCTAATAAATTACTTCCCACGTTGACATGGCTGACTTCCACATTCTCATTGATATTCTCTGTTTGAGGAATCAAGACCTTTGAAATAACTACAGCACCGGGTGCTGCCATAATTGATGCAGCCAATAGATGCTTGGCAAAAAGCAAGCGCTGAACCGGATCATCACCACCAAGAAACCCTATATAAGCAGCTAACACTCCACCTGCAACTGTGGCCATGCCACCAGTCATCACCAACAGCATTTCAGATTTATTCATACGATCTAGATAGGCTTTAATCATTAAGGGTGCCTCCGTTTGACCAAGAAAAATATTCCCAGCCACACTTAAACTCTCTGCCCCACTTAATTTCATTGCTTTGGTCATCAACCAAGCTAAAGCATAAACTACCCGTTGAATAATTCCCAGGTAAAACAATACACTCGTAATAGCAGAGAAAAAGATAACGGTAGGCAGAATTTGTAAAGCAAAAACAAATCCATAGGACTCGATATCCATAAATCCTCGAAACAAGAACTCACTCCCAATTTTGGTGAAATCTAGGATTTTGGTAAAAACTCGCCCTACAATTTCAAACAAGCCTCGTACTAGCGGAATATGCAAAATGGATAGAGCCAAACCCAATTGAATAATCAGACCTGCGCCTACTACTTTCCATGAAATTGCTTTTCGATCTGTACTAAAAACCCAGGCAATAAAAATTAACACTGCCATTCCCAAAAGACCTCTTAATATGGTCCATATACTAGAGGGCTCCTCCTGACCCCCATCCAATGACAATATATTTGCCTTGTCACTACTTGAAGTTTCAGCTTCAATAATAGTTGGCTCAACTTCTTGTATCGCCTCATCAGCTACCGTCTCACTAATTTGACTTATTGAATCAGCTTGATAATTATTTTGAGCCGATACGTTACCCGAAAGGGCAACAATTAGACTCAATACTGCAAATATTTTCTTCATTGTACGCACAAAAAAATTCCAGCCGGATTGACTGGAATTGCAATATAATAATTTCTAAAGCTTTTGATCCAATATTCTATTGAACAACAATACAACCCTCACCTGAAAGTGAAAATTGGCTTGTACCTGATTTGGTTAATTCAAGATTAAATGTTCGACTCAAGATTTCAAGTACCGATTCAACCGGTTGATTATCAAACTTTGCAGAAACCTTACAGTTATGAATTTTTTCATTCGAGACTGAAATTTTCACTCCATATACTTCTTCTAAAGTCCCCAAAACGCTTTGTAGGTCCTGATCTTCGAACTCCACCAACTTGGTCTTCCATGCAAGGTAATTATAATCCTCAATAGTTGATTTTTCAAAACCGACAGCATCTTCAACCAATCGACCTACTTCTCCTGCCACTAGTTGCACTGTATTTGCAACTTTACTCTTCTTTTTGCTTACAGCTACTTTTCCAGTTTTCACAATCACCTCGGTGCTCGAGTTCATAGCAAGCGTATTAACCAAAAATGATGTGCCCAAAACTTCAATTTTAGATTTGTCCGTATTAACTATAAATGGCTTAGTCTCATCTCTTCGTATATCAAAAAAGGCCTTTCCTTGAAGATCTACGTTTCTTGTTTCACCATCAAATTTTTCATTATAAGTCAAAACTGAATTTTGACTCAATGTCACTACAGACCCATCAGGCAAAGTGATAATTTCAAGATTCTCAGAAGCTTCAATAGCAATTTGATTTCCTGAATCTAAAATTTTGTCTTTTCCAAAGAACATCAATCCAATACCCAATACTGCAATGGCCGCATATTTCAGATAGGTCTTAAAACCATGACCCTGTAGCTCTTCATTTGCCCCTTCGATTGCTTCAATTCTATTCATCACAGCATTCAATGCCGCAGACTTATTTACTTCTTGCTCATTACTGAACTTCCACGCCAAATGATACTCTAGAAACTCAGAAGCATTCTTATCACTCTCACTTCTCCACTCTTCAATTTTTCTAGCCTCATCTCTTGAGAGGTTTCCTGAAAAATATTTTACTAACTGCTCTTCCATATTTACGGTTTATATCGCTTACTTAACAAGCACAAAAACAAGTACCCCTATAGCAAACAATGACAAATTTATACATCATGGCGTATATTCAAAAGGCATATATTCTGCCACACGCTCCCAAGACCAGTATCCATACGTCGTAACGGCCAATGGTTCATTAAAAAAGCCCTTTGAGTTGATTGTGACCACGGGTAAATTTAATTTAATAAATGACATCTGGCCGACATTTCGCCCAGCTGAAGTAATGCTTCCGTTCTGAACTGAAGCATTATTATTGTTCATTTGCAATTGGTCAAAAACATAAGCTGCGCTTTCATATTCTTTGGTATAGATGACTAACAGATATTTAGTGAATTTTAGTGTATTGTCGAATGCAAATTGTTCTCGGTCAGCATGCAATTTGGCTGGCAGCTCAAAATAAGAATTATTA
The sequence above is drawn from the Reichenbachiella sp. genome and encodes:
- a CDS encoding High-affnity carbon uptake protein Hat/HatR: MSEKELEIGQEQQADITQFVDPFPGLRPFGIEESHLFFGREGQSDEVLMKLSENKFVGILGASGSGKSSLMYCGLIPTLYGGFMTQAGSNWRIVVTRPGGGPIDNLAEALLKKDQVYNDLDDEEQLIRKTITSTVLRSSSLGLIEAVKQLKSSDQENVLVLVDQFEELFRYKKLETLSSDLDESSAFVNLLLEAVHQYDAPIYVALTMRSDFIGDCAAFPDLTQMINDSHYLIPQMTRDQKRLAIEGPVAVGGGKIAPRLTQQLLNDVGDNPDQLPILQHALMRTWQFWKEYKKEGEPMDLKHYNAIGTLREALSQHANEAFDSLSKREQQICESMFKALTERGTETSGIRRPTKLSTIAAISGVNEEEVTRVVDKFREPGRTLLMPPHGIRLDSDTVIDISHESLMRIWTRLKSWLDEESRSAEMYLKLAESAERFQLGRAGLWKMPDLQLALNWQEENKPTLVWGQRYDPAFERTMVFLETSKKAYETEQRNKELLQKRALQRSRIVAMVLGFAMLVCIFFVVFANIKAEEATKQTLLAELNLKKAEENEAKALEQEKKATEAAARALIEQRRAEEEKEKADIARQQAELEKQKAEEQRKLAVQAQARAVEQQKLAEANAEEAKKQTKLAEDNANRAELARLQAQALRYQAIANSMAIKSKGIDDDVEQKALIARQAWKFDKEHGVKDYNADIYSGVYYAYKELLFTDSTDIFNHYKGHVAGNAVRSVRFANDGDHLFSAGSDGKLLFWDMTNDKKTSKVLIDNNAVNRVVDLDPNERWLAVGSEDDQILLYDLKNKGGEPKALSGHSGTVFDLVFLANEKGFISSSGDKVIRMNNFKTNTEIARVASRVKALALSPDGRYLAGGSESGSVYLWDLENENEEKSLYIKDGAPVHAISFNKKGDIIAIGDEEGDVILWDMKEGKQIRRLTGHSAKITDLEFSEDNSLLASTSFDGTARVWVMEYLNDLPLILDDHGTGRGSKKWVWSAAFSPDGKTLMTGAGDGIIRYWPTRPDEMAEKICGDPKVAHNLSDNSWRAYVGAGIDYEETCEGKPKREDNQ
- a CDS encoding HEAT repeat domain-containing protein, which encodes MLQSFLAFLGGEPGEEKPMLLLLGQGFFMGVFIASLTVGAEALFVSTVGEHYLAEAFFLSGALGIISAGLYVQFQKKINFSTLLLSIYFLVFLFIASIRFAFWYTDYRTDHLGFHYLPFILFVMMGPLISITVLSFWGVFGRIWDLKQAKRIIGGIDTGQLVATMIAFFSIPILSALGLINETHDLLLMSTIAAFGILVFAIWIVKDFNLDSATKVRPTDAKVRKVTYLDLIKDKYLRMLCVFMVFSMASAVFANFVYLSATEIMYPDETELRTFLSFTNGIVMLLSFIIQSFINDIIIGRYGLRVSLMVMPLILALFTLGAIFSGHLFVYDIKTDDFLFFFIFLVVGKVFTSSLKDALENPAFKLFFLPFDVKIRFDIQSRVEGVVNEIAVLSAGALQIALGTLTFFKLIHYAYFIMVLAGLIIFYAGKLYVEYKKELKKTLEDQKSKLQGSGTRNDHNTVNVLKNELRKRNPERILNALKLLERMEPIMLDYSLLDFIRSEHKHIRIYAYQRLNELKSFNTLEILAREIRKEEDEDVKRIGIETIKALKEMVDYELTEVGIKKLVRSTDIQDRIYAARSLAKLEDDKFVPFLVELLRDINPAVRKAAMVSAGKLKRPEFWSILIENLHLPAYSNVADSALISSGETMFHAIDSAFYKTGQELDAMIRIMQIFGKVGGKQAIEMLWKKIDFPDKNIISELLLSLSFIGFEAKDFHAARIKLAIDSTISDLTWNIKALLEIPRDDAFDKFIVQAFEEENKKNYEHLFMLLAMIYDAQSIKLVRDNIEVGTTDSVSFGIEMLGIFVDEILRPKLTAVLDDDDPKDKLVKLHDFYPPESFEDYSDLLLQIVNRDYNNINKWTKCLAMYKLTLMRGQRVTDDLIANLFNPDDTMVQTAAAVIYKLDQDQYQYHTKRLKGSVKKKLDKAIVPPVFKSNEEKFHQKLLIIERAILLKQIPSFMDIPGVILLDLAKRFEEIMVEPNTTIMEMGDSGDAPVYIVIKGKLKATYENGDVKDLEKKDIIGHKLILASDASPYSLVSDTESLLLTIEKGELYDAVSRNIEMVDGILTIVNEAEIAEEVEESIFH
- the pckA gene encoding phosphoenolpyruvate carboxykinase (ATP), with the protein product MQQYGLIPTTNGIETSGIKKAESIHWNLTPAELVEEAIKNNEGRITDTGALMCDTGKFTGRSPKDRFIVEDAKTKDTVWWGNVNIPFSEDQFDKLHQKMISFLEDKKLYVRDAYAGADKTYRLNLRVINTLAWQNLFCNNMFLRPEQYKLKEFDPNFTIICAPEFEADPEVDGTRQSNFAVINLTKRIILIGGTAYAGEMKKGIFSVLNYILPEERGVLSMHCSANIGKKHHDTAIFFGLSGTGKTTLSADPNRGLIGDDEHGWTEDNVFNFEGGCYAKVIDLTREKEPEIYDAIKFGAIVENTRFHENTSTVDYANVSVTENTRTAYPINHISNAVVPSIGGIPKNIFFLTCDAFGVIPPVSKMTKGQAMYHFISGYTAKVAGTEAGITEPQTAFSACFGAPFLPLHPTKYAEMLGEKMEKYDVNVWLINTGWTGGPYGVGSRMKLKYTRAMITAALNGTLDNVGFRTHSIFGVQIPLTCPDVPSEVLSPRETWKNDQGYYKKANDLARQFVENFKKYSDFANDEIMGGEPVPNPKYD